Proteins from a single region of Sesamum indicum cultivar Zhongzhi No. 13 linkage group LG5, S_indicum_v1.0, whole genome shotgun sequence:
- the LOC105162288 gene encoding temperature-induced lipocalin-1, translating to MAKKEMEVVKGLDVERYMGRWYEIASFPSRFQPKNGVDTRATYTLNPDGTVHVLNETWSDGKRGYIEGTAYKADPKSDEAKLKVRFYVPPFLPIIPVTGDYWVLYIDDDYQYALIGQPSRRYLWILSRTPRLDEEIYNQLLDKAKEEGYDVSKLHITPHSDTPPESEDSPKDTKGIWWIKSIFGK from the exons ATGGCGAAGAAAGAGATGGAAGTGGTGAAGGGTTTGGATGTGGAGAGGTACATGGGGAGATGGTACGAAATAGCTTCATTCCCGTCAAGATTTCAGCCCAAGAATGGTGTGGACACAAGAGCCACTTACACTCTGAATCCTGATGGGACTGTTCATGTTCTGAACGAGACTTGGAGTGATGGGAAGAGGGGTTATATCGAAGGCACTGCTTATAAGGCTGATCCCAAGAGCGATGAGGCTAAGCTTAAAGTTAGATTCTATGTGCCCCCTTTTCTGCCTATAATTCCAGTCACTGGGGACTATTGGGTTTTGTACATTGATGATGATTATCAGTATGCTTTGATTGGTCAGCCCTCCAGGAGGTATCTTTGG ATTCTGAGCAGGACACCTCGTCTCGATGAGGAGATATACAACCAGCTCTTGGACAAGGCTAAAGAAGAGGGATACGACGTGAGCAAGCTACACATAACACCTCATTCTGATACTCCGCCGGAGAGCGAGGATTCCCCGAAGGACACTAAAGGGATTTGGTGGATCAAATCCATATTTGGGAAATAG
- the LOC105162289 gene encoding VAMP-like protein YKT61 produces MVKITALMVLKCTPEGADPVILANASDLSSFGFFQRPSVKEFIVFVGRTVAKRTPPGQRQSVQHEEYKVHSYNQNGLCALGFMDDHYPVRSAFSLLNQVLEEYQKNFGDSWKTIQADSSQQWPYLSEALTKFQDPAEADKLLKIQRELDETKIILHKTIDSVLARGEKLDSLVEKSSDLSAASQMFYKQAKKTNQCCTIL; encoded by the exons ATGGTGAAGATCACGGCATTGATGGTGCTGAAATGCACTCCGGAGGGTGCGGACCCGGTTATTTTGGCGAACGCGTCGGATCTAAGCAGTTTCGGGTTCTTTCAACGGCCCAGCGTTAAGGAGTTCATTGTTTTCGTGGGTCGGACCGTAGCTAAACGGACGCCGCCGGGCCAGCGGCAGTCGGTACAGCATGAAG AATACAAGGTTCACTCGTACAACCAAAATGGCTTGTGTGCATTGGGTTTTATGGATGATCACTATCCTGTCCGAAGTGCATTTTCATTGCTCAACCAG GTCTTGGAGGAATATCAAAAGAATTTTGGTGATTCGTGGAAAACCATCCAAGCTGACAGTTCTCAACAGTGGCCCTATCTAAGTGAGGCACTTACCAAATTTCAG GACCCTGCTGAGGCTGACAAGCTGTTGAAAATTCAGCGGGAATTGgatgaaactaaaattattctt CACAAGACCATCGACAGTGTCCTAGCACGAGGTGAGAAGCTGGACAGTTTGGTTGAGAAGAGTTCAGATCTAAGCGCTGCTTCTCAG ATGTTTTACAAGCAGGCGAAGAAAACGAATCAATGTTGTACAATCCTGTAA